The following proteins are co-located in the Microvirga ossetica genome:
- a CDS encoding sugar ABC transporter substrate-binding protein, which yields MIKSSWKLGGLAALTLSLLAGTGVAVAQNAKVSNATVAFLMPDQASTRYEEHDFPGFKAEMEKLCPTCKVIYQNADANVSRQQQQFNSAISQGAKAIVLDPVDSSAAVSLVKQAQSQGIKVIAYDRPVPDAKADFYVSFDNQAIGKSIAASLVQHLKKANVTAGSGTGVLQINGSPTDAAAGLIKKGIHEGLDNSGYPILAEYDTPEWAPPKAQQWASGQITRFNKNILGVVAANDGTAGGAIAAFKAAGMNPVPPVTGNDATIAALQLIISGDQYNTISKPSEIVAAAAANVAVQLLAGETPKADTTLFNTPSKLFVPAVITAENLKAEIIDKKINTADQLCSGRYAEGCKKLGITQ from the coding sequence ATGATCAAGTCTTCTTGGAAACTCGGCGGCCTTGCGGCGCTCACCCTGTCCCTACTCGCCGGAACCGGCGTTGCCGTGGCCCAGAACGCGAAGGTGTCCAACGCCACGGTTGCGTTCCTGATGCCCGACCAGGCGTCCACCCGCTACGAAGAGCACGACTTCCCCGGCTTCAAAGCCGAGATGGAAAAGCTCTGCCCGACTTGCAAGGTTATCTATCAGAACGCTGATGCGAACGTGTCGCGCCAGCAGCAGCAATTCAACTCCGCGATCTCGCAGGGTGCGAAGGCGATCGTGCTCGATCCGGTTGATTCCTCCGCAGCCGTCTCGCTGGTCAAGCAGGCGCAGAGCCAGGGCATCAAGGTGATCGCCTATGACCGTCCCGTGCCCGATGCGAAGGCTGATTTCTATGTCTCGTTCGACAACCAGGCTATCGGCAAGTCCATCGCGGCTTCGCTGGTACAGCACTTGAAGAAAGCCAACGTGACGGCCGGGAGCGGCACGGGCGTTCTTCAGATCAACGGCTCGCCGACCGACGCGGCTGCGGGCCTGATCAAGAAGGGCATTCACGAGGGTCTCGACAACAGCGGCTATCCGATCCTGGCCGAATACGACACCCCGGAATGGGCGCCTCCGAAGGCGCAGCAATGGGCCAGCGGTCAGATCACACGCTTCAACAAGAATATCCTCGGCGTCGTGGCAGCCAATGACGGGACGGCCGGCGGCGCCATCGCGGCGTTCAAGGCCGCCGGCATGAATCCGGTCCCGCCGGTTACCGGCAACGACGCGACGATCGCCGCCCTTCAGCTGATCATCTCGGGCGATCAGTACAACACGATCTCCAAGCCGAGCGAGATCGTGGCCGCGGCCGCTGCTAATGTCGCCGTCCAGCTCCTGGCCGGCGAAACGCCGAAGGCTGATACGACGCTCTTCAATACGCCGTCCAAGCTGTTCGTTCCTGCCGTGATCACGGCAGAGAACCTGAAGGCGGAGATCATCGACAAGAAGATCAATACGGCCGACCAGCTCTGCTCGGGCCGTTATGCGGAAGGCTGCAAGAAGCTGGGCATCACCCAGTAA
- a CDS encoding ATP-binding cassette domain-containing protein, producing MDRTQELRDTRELVLSLHGISKHFGAVSALTDIDLDVHEGEVVALVGDNGAGKSTLVKILAGVHQPSSGSITFRGKPVALADPSAALGLGIATVFQDLALCENLDVVANIFLGRELSPYRLDEVSMELKAWTLLNELSARIPSVREPVASLSGGQRQTVAIARSLLLEPKLILLDEPTAALGVAQTAEVLDLIERVRDRGLGVIMISHNMEDVRAVADRVVVLRLGRNNGVFEPDASNQELVSAITGAANNSVSRRASRRKAQSGQAPAPEGRP from the coding sequence ATGGACAGAACCCAAGAGCTGCGCGACACGCGCGAACTGGTGCTCAGTCTGCACGGAATCTCAAAGCATTTCGGCGCCGTTTCGGCTTTGACTGATATTGATCTGGACGTGCACGAAGGTGAAGTCGTGGCCCTCGTCGGCGACAACGGCGCGGGCAAGTCGACGCTGGTCAAGATCCTGGCAGGCGTGCACCAGCCGAGTTCCGGATCGATCACTTTCCGCGGTAAACCGGTGGCGCTCGCAGATCCCAGCGCTGCGCTCGGCCTTGGGATCGCGACCGTGTTTCAGGATCTCGCCCTGTGCGAAAATCTCGATGTGGTCGCCAACATCTTCCTCGGCCGCGAGCTCAGCCCCTACCGGCTCGACGAGGTTTCCATGGAGCTGAAGGCCTGGACCCTGCTCAACGAATTGTCCGCGCGCATCCCCAGCGTGCGCGAGCCCGTGGCTTCCCTTTCGGGCGGCCAGCGCCAGACCGTCGCCATCGCTCGCTCTCTGCTGCTCGAACCCAAGCTTATTCTCCTGGATGAGCCCACGGCCGCCCTCGGCGTCGCTCAGACGGCCGAGGTGCTCGACCTGATCGAGCGCGTACGCGACCGGGGACTTGGGGTCATCATGATTAGCCACAACATGGAGGACGTGCGCGCGGTCGCGGACCGCGTCGTCGTGCTCAGGCTCGGCCGGAACAACGGCGTCTTCGAGCCCGACGCGTCGAACCAGGAACTCGTCAGCGCCATCACGGGCGCTGCGAACAATTCGGTCTCTCGCCGCGCCAGCCGGCGCAAGGCGCAAAGCGGGCAAGCACCGGCGCCGGAGGGACGCCCATGA
- a CDS encoding sugar ABC transporter permease, translating to MTKGAEQSPQAVPLLDRSDERVKYAEGIGGSVRAFWDRVRSGDLGSLPVVVGLAIIWTVFQSLNPVFLAPNNLVNLLFDCSTVGVIALGIVCILIVGEIDLSVGSVSGFASALVGVLWVNQGWPVSIAILAALLFGALIGALYAVLFNRFGMPSFVATLAGLLSILGLQLYLLGSTGSINLPYEAPLVNFGQLLVMPDPVSYALAALPGIVMFVLGYRTAARRREAGLSPQPLTSLLLRSVVVTVVLEFIVYYLNLDRGIPWMFGLFVGLVAVMNYALTRTKWGRQMLAVGGNREAARRAGINVRFIYMTAFVLCSGFAAAGGILSAARLASASQQAGTGDVNLNAIAAAVIGGTSLFGGRGSAYSALLGIIVIQSIASGLTLLDLSSSLRYMITGAVLAIAVIVDSLARRSRASHGRA from the coding sequence ATGACCAAGGGTGCAGAGCAAAGCCCGCAGGCAGTTCCGCTTCTCGACCGCAGCGACGAGCGCGTGAAGTATGCGGAAGGGATCGGCGGCTCGGTCCGCGCCTTCTGGGACAGGGTCCGCTCGGGCGATCTCGGCTCGCTTCCGGTCGTGGTCGGCCTGGCTATCATCTGGACGGTCTTTCAAAGCCTCAATCCGGTGTTCCTGGCACCCAACAATCTCGTCAATCTCCTGTTCGACTGCTCCACCGTCGGCGTGATCGCGCTGGGCATCGTGTGCATCCTGATCGTTGGCGAAATCGATCTGTCGGTAGGATCCGTCAGCGGCTTCGCGTCCGCGCTCGTCGGCGTGCTCTGGGTCAACCAGGGCTGGCCCGTCTCGATCGCCATTCTGGCTGCGCTCCTGTTCGGCGCTCTGATCGGCGCGCTTTATGCGGTCCTGTTCAACCGCTTCGGCATGCCGAGCTTCGTGGCGACCCTGGCAGGCCTTCTGTCCATCCTGGGCCTGCAGCTCTATCTGCTCGGCTCCACCGGCTCGATCAACCTGCCCTACGAAGCGCCCCTGGTGAATTTCGGCCAGTTGCTCGTGATGCCGGACCCGGTGTCCTACGCTCTTGCGGCTCTTCCCGGGATCGTGATGTTCGTGCTGGGCTACCGGACCGCGGCCCGGCGGCGCGAGGCGGGATTGTCGCCTCAGCCGTTGACCAGCCTGCTCCTGCGCTCCGTCGTGGTCACCGTTGTTCTGGAGTTCATCGTCTATTACCTCAACCTCGATCGCGGCATCCCGTGGATGTTCGGCCTCTTCGTGGGCCTCGTCGCAGTGATGAACTATGCCCTCACGCGCACAAAATGGGGCCGCCAGATGCTGGCGGTGGGCGGCAACCGCGAGGCCGCGCGCCGGGCGGGCATCAATGTGCGCTTCATCTACATGACCGCATTCGTGCTCTGCTCGGGTTTCGCCGCGGCCGGAGGCATTCTCTCCGCGGCGCGTCTGGCCTCCGCAAGCCAGCAGGCGGGCACCGGCGACGTCAATCTGAACGCCATCGCCGCCGCCGTTATTGGTGGAACCAGCCTGTTCGGCGGCCGCGGCAGCGCCTATTCCGCCCTGCTCGGCATCATCGTCATCCAGTCGATCGCCAGCGGACTGACGCTGCTCGATCTCTCCTCATCGCTTCGGTACATGATTACCGGCGCCGTGCTGGCCATTGCGGTCATCGTCGACTCCTTGGCACGCCGCTCGCGCGCATCCCATGGCCGGGCTTGA
- a CDS encoding SDR family oxidoreductase: MGDKLSGKVAAITGAASGIGLECSRILLSEGARVVLVDRDEEALNAACAELGPQAIPLRIDITDPASVSRMMPQVLERTGQLDIFHANAGSYIGGEILKGDPDAWDRMLNLNINAAFRSIHAVLPHMVERKTGDIIVTSSIAGLVPVAWEPIYTASKHAVQAFVHTVRRQVAPHGLRVGAVAPGPVVTALIKDWPKEKLDSELAAGGLMQPVEVAEAVLFMLTRPRNVTIRDLVILPQSNDL, encoded by the coding sequence ATGGGCGATAAACTATCCGGCAAAGTCGCCGCCATCACCGGAGCGGCCTCCGGCATCGGCCTCGAATGCTCCCGGATCCTTTTATCCGAAGGCGCGCGCGTCGTGCTGGTCGATCGCGACGAGGAAGCGCTGAACGCCGCCTGCGCCGAACTCGGCCCACAAGCCATTCCCTTGCGGATCGACATCACCGATCCGGCGAGTGTATCGCGCATGATGCCCCAGGTCCTCGAACGGACGGGTCAGCTCGATATCTTTCACGCCAATGCCGGCTCCTATATCGGCGGCGAGATTCTGAAGGGCGATCCGGATGCCTGGGACCGCATGCTGAACCTCAACATCAATGCCGCTTTCCGCTCCATCCACGCCGTGCTTCCGCACATGGTGGAGCGTAAGACCGGCGACATCATCGTGACGAGCTCCATCGCCGGCCTGGTTCCAGTGGCGTGGGAGCCGATCTACACCGCCTCCAAGCACGCTGTACAGGCCTTCGTGCACACGGTCCGACGGCAGGTTGCCCCGCACGGCCTGCGCGTCGGCGCCGTCGCACCCGGACCCGTGGTCACGGCCCTGATCAAGGACTGGCCGAAGGAGAAACTCGATTCGGAGCTGGCGGCAGGCGGCCTGATGCAGCCAGTTGAAGTGGCCGAAGCGGTCCTGTTCATGCTGACGAGACCTCGGAACGTCACCATTCGCGATCTCGTCATCCTGCCGCAGAGCAACGACCTGTAA
- a CDS encoding FGGY-family carbohydrate kinase — protein MANHFLGIDVGTGSARAGLFDEHGTLLASAKADIAIWHESGGIVEQSSNDIWRAVCTSVRDTVSKAGVPPESVAGIGFDATCSLVVLGQDGQPLAVGPSGDPERNIIVWMDHRATEQARRINGTGETVLNYVGGSISPEMETPKLLWLSENMPRTFTGAWQFMDLADFLTWKATASLARSVCTVTCKWTYLAHESRWDEGYFRRVGLGQLADESFRRIGTEVVPGGTALGGGLTSQAAADLGLKPGTPVAAGLIDAHAGGVGTVGARGNVGNVLTRMAYVFGTSACTMSSTREPAFVPGVWGPYFSAMVPGLWLNEGGQSAAGAAIDHLVQMHPASEQAAKMARDSGIGLSQWLSQEAERRGGAPAAPRLIGDVHVVPEFLGNRAPFSDPDARGLIAGLSMDADLDSLVALYLAGVCGLGYSARQIVQVQAERAVLIDTIVVSGGAGQSPLVRQLLADTTGKVVAAPTSEEPVLLGSAILGAVAAGQHRDVAEAMSSMSAIGRTYQPNPMAAEWHEKRFKAFEMLQQTARTIRYGGL, from the coding sequence ATGGCAAACCATTTCCTCGGTATCGATGTCGGCACCGGCAGTGCACGCGCCGGTCTCTTCGACGAGCATGGCACGCTGCTCGCCTCTGCCAAGGCAGATATCGCGATCTGGCATGAATCCGGCGGCATCGTGGAGCAGTCGAGCAACGATATCTGGCGGGCCGTTTGCACCAGCGTGCGCGACACCGTGAGCAAGGCGGGCGTTCCGCCCGAGAGCGTCGCAGGCATCGGCTTCGACGCGACCTGCTCTCTCGTCGTCCTGGGACAGGATGGCCAACCCTTGGCCGTCGGGCCCTCTGGCGACCCTGAACGCAACATCATCGTCTGGATGGATCACCGCGCCACCGAGCAGGCGCGCAGAATCAATGGCACGGGCGAGACTGTGCTGAATTACGTCGGGGGCTCCATCTCTCCGGAAATGGAAACCCCGAAGCTCTTGTGGCTCTCGGAGAATATGCCCCGGACCTTCACAGGCGCATGGCAGTTCATGGACTTGGCCGATTTCCTCACCTGGAAGGCCACCGCAAGCCTTGCGCGATCCGTCTGCACCGTGACGTGCAAATGGACCTATCTGGCCCATGAGAGCCGGTGGGATGAAGGCTATTTCCGAAGGGTTGGGCTCGGGCAATTGGCCGACGAATCCTTCCGGAGGATCGGCACCGAGGTCGTGCCGGGCGGCACCGCCCTCGGCGGCGGCCTGACCTCGCAAGCGGCGGCGGATCTTGGTCTGAAGCCTGGAACGCCCGTCGCGGCAGGCCTCATAGACGCCCATGCCGGCGGCGTTGGAACTGTAGGCGCACGCGGAAACGTGGGCAATGTGCTGACCCGCATGGCCTATGTGTTCGGCACATCCGCCTGCACCATGTCATCGACCCGGGAGCCAGCTTTCGTGCCGGGCGTCTGGGGGCCATACTTCTCTGCCATGGTCCCCGGGCTGTGGCTCAATGAGGGCGGCCAATCGGCGGCCGGCGCCGCGATCGATCATCTGGTCCAAATGCATCCTGCTTCGGAACAGGCCGCGAAGATGGCCCGCGACAGCGGCATTGGTCTCAGCCAATGGCTGTCGCAGGAGGCTGAGCGGCGTGGTGGCGCGCCGGCGGCGCCGCGCCTCATCGGCGACGTGCACGTGGTTCCCGAGTTCCTCGGCAACCGTGCTCCGTTCTCCGATCCCGATGCGCGCGGCTTGATCGCCGGACTGAGCATGGACGCTGATCTCGATAGCCTCGTCGCTCTTTATCTCGCAGGGGTCTGCGGTCTTGGCTACAGCGCTCGGCAGATCGTGCAGGTGCAGGCCGAGAGAGCTGTTTTGATCGACACGATCGTGGTGAGCGGCGGCGCAGGCCAGAGTCCCCTCGTGCGTCAGCTTCTCGCCGACACGACGGGAAAGGTCGTTGCGGCCCCGACATCGGAGGAACCTGTGCTCCTTGGATCTGCGATCCTAGGAGCTGTTGCGGCGGGCCAGCACCGCGACGTTGCAGAGGCCATGTCGTCGATGTCGGCGATTGGACGAACCTACCAGCCCAACCCCATGGCGGCAGAATGGCACGAGAAACGCTTCAAAGCTTTCGAAATGCTTCAGCAGACTGCAAGGACTATCAGATACGGTGGTCTTTGA
- a CDS encoding glycerophosphodiester phosphodiesterase family protein, with the protein MRIIGHRGARNIWAENSLGGFRNVCGLKVDAVELDVHLSSDGEIMVIHDPLLDRTTDHRGPVGHLSRDALAKVKLDDTLGETIPTLPEVLDVFGPTGIELEIEMKMDAFGNPYPGLLDKVIALVEARNMSSRVVLTCFVPEVIEEIRAKAPGMRRLASVDRRSCEAFGGVDRTLRRFVDLGCIVAVEQSLLRLTVDRAVEIVGRDKLGAWVPNTVRELDYWLNQPISQITSDRPDLALQLRTARKG; encoded by the coding sequence ATGCGAATCATCGGACATCGCGGCGCGCGCAACATCTGGGCGGAGAACAGCCTCGGCGGCTTCCGCAACGTCTGCGGCCTGAAGGTCGATGCGGTCGAGCTCGACGTGCATCTGTCGAGCGACGGCGAGATCATGGTGATCCACGACCCGCTGCTCGACCGCACGACGGACCACAGAGGGCCCGTCGGGCACTTGTCGCGAGACGCCCTCGCCAAGGTGAAGCTCGACGACACCCTGGGCGAGACGATCCCGACGCTGCCGGAGGTCCTCGACGTCTTCGGTCCGACCGGGATCGAGCTCGAGATAGAGATGAAGATGGATGCCTTCGGCAATCCTTATCCGGGCCTGCTCGACAAGGTCATCGCGCTTGTCGAAGCCCGCAACATGTCGTCTCGCGTGGTCCTGACCTGCTTCGTCCCGGAGGTCATCGAGGAGATCCGGGCCAAGGCGCCGGGCATGCGCCGGCTCGCCTCGGTCGACCGCCGCTCCTGCGAAGCCTTCGGCGGCGTCGACCGGACCTTGCGGCGCTTCGTCGATCTCGGCTGCATCGTCGCTGTCGAGCAATCGCTGCTGCGGCTGACGGTCGACCGCGCCGTCGAGATCGTTGGGCGCGACAAGCTCGGCGCCTGGGTCCCGAATACGGTGCGCGAGCTCGACTACTGGCTCAACCAGCCGATCTCGCAGATCACCAGCGATCGCCCCGATCTTGCCTTGCAGCTGCGCACCGCGCGGAAGGGTTGA
- a CDS encoding ABC transporter permease subunit, whose amino-acid sequence MNERTPILDAVCHLILLVGAALVCLPIYFVFVTGSLSQPEIMRVPMSWLPGNQFFANMQTVLSNANFGRLLLNSFIMATGITVGKLAISVIAAFAVTYFRFPFRMTAFWLIFMSLMLPIEVRIVPTYESAANVALPLNILGSWLGIQALVDLDWNLVNTYSGLILPLIASATATFLFRQFFLTIPDELCEAARIDGASPWQFFRLILLPLSRSNIVALAIILFLTGWNQYLWPLLLTTEPEMANAVVGLKKLMPQSDSLPTWHLLMNAAFLTMLPPTVVILLLQRWFVKGLVDSGK is encoded by the coding sequence ATGAACGAACGTACGCCGATTCTCGACGCCGTCTGCCATCTCATCCTGCTGGTGGGCGCGGCGCTTGTCTGCCTGCCGATCTATTTCGTCTTCGTCACCGGCTCGCTCTCGCAACCGGAGATCATGCGCGTGCCGATGTCCTGGCTGCCCGGCAACCAGTTCTTCGCCAATATGCAGACCGTGCTGAGCAACGCGAATTTCGGCCGGCTGCTGCTCAACTCCTTCATCATGGCCACAGGCATCACCGTCGGAAAGCTTGCCATTTCGGTGATCGCGGCCTTCGCCGTCACCTATTTCCGCTTCCCTTTCCGGATGACGGCGTTCTGGCTGATCTTCATGTCGCTGATGCTGCCGATCGAGGTGCGAATCGTGCCGACCTACGAATCGGCGGCGAACGTTGCTTTGCCGCTCAACATCCTCGGCTCCTGGCTCGGCATCCAGGCGCTGGTCGATCTCGACTGGAATCTGGTCAACACCTATTCGGGCCTGATCCTGCCGCTGATCGCCTCCGCCACGGCGACCTTCCTCTTCCGCCAGTTCTTCCTCACCATTCCGGACGAGCTCTGCGAGGCGGCGCGCATCGACGGCGCGAGCCCGTGGCAGTTCTTCCGGTTGATCCTGCTGCCCCTGTCGCGATCGAACATCGTGGCGCTGGCGATCATCCTCTTCCTGACGGGCTGGAACCAGTATCTCTGGCCGCTGCTGCTCACCACCGAGCCTGAGATGGCCAATGCGGTGGTCGGGTTGAAGAAGCTCATGCCGCAGAGCGACTCGCTCCCGACTTGGCATCTGCTGATGAACGCGGCCTTCCTCACCATGCTGCCGCCGACCGTCGTCATCCTTCTCCTTCAGCGCTGGTTCGTGAAGGGCCTGGTCGACAGCGGCAAATAG
- a CDS encoding ABC transporter permease subunit yields the protein MPARNNTAALPVAAGGGGLRLRWPLRRLFLKVTGDAQSESGLKRAHFREWRLPFWLLAPQLFILLLFFFIPSIRALIQAFQLTDPFGATVQWVGFQNFERLFRSGVYWSSAQVTLIFTIAQNVLALSLALLLAFASNHILRGRGAYRTVLLLPYAIAPAIAGIMLAFLFNPRVGPVAHMLQGLGFDWDPNRNSWHALALIVMAASWKHICYNYIFLVAALMSVPQSILESAYLDGAGPIQRFLRISLPMITPTLFFLIVINFVYGLFETFAIVDATTRGGPAGATSILVYKVFLDGFVTLDLGSSAAQSVVLMALALLLTFAQFRFVERRVNYSV from the coding sequence ATGCCGGCAAGAAATAACACGGCTGCTCTCCCCGTGGCGGCTGGCGGTGGCGGTTTGCGCCTCCGCTGGCCGCTCAGGCGTCTCTTCCTTAAGGTCACCGGTGATGCACAGTCCGAAAGCGGGCTGAAGCGTGCGCATTTCCGGGAATGGCGCCTGCCGTTCTGGCTGCTGGCGCCGCAGCTTTTCATCCTGCTGCTGTTCTTCTTCATCCCCTCGATCAGGGCTCTGATCCAGGCCTTCCAGCTCACCGACCCGTTCGGTGCCACCGTCCAGTGGGTCGGCTTCCAGAATTTCGAGCGGCTGTTCCGCAGCGGCGTCTACTGGTCTTCGGCGCAGGTGACGCTGATCTTCACCATCGCGCAGAACGTGCTGGCGCTGTCGCTCGCGCTGCTGCTCGCCTTCGCCTCGAATCACATCCTGCGCGGGCGCGGCGCCTACCGGACCGTGCTGCTGCTGCCCTACGCCATCGCCCCGGCGATCGCCGGCATCATGCTCGCCTTCCTGTTCAATCCTCGCGTCGGCCCCGTTGCGCATATGCTGCAGGGGCTCGGCTTCGACTGGGACCCCAACCGCAATTCCTGGCATGCGCTCGCCCTGATCGTCATGGCGGCCTCTTGGAAGCACATCTGCTACAACTACATCTTCCTGGTGGCGGCGCTGATGTCCGTGCCCCAATCGATCCTCGAATCCGCCTATCTCGACGGCGCGGGGCCGATCCAGCGCTTCCTGCGCATCTCGTTGCCGATGATCACGCCGACGCTGTTCTTTCTGATCGTGATCAACTTCGTCTACGGGCTGTTCGAGACCTTCGCCATCGTCGACGCCACCACCCGGGGCGGCCCGGCCGGCGCGACCTCCATCCTGGTCTACAAGGTCTTTCTGGACGGCTTCGTCACGCTCGACCTCGGCTCCTCCGCCGCGCAATCCGTCGTGCTGATGGCGCTCGCGCTGCTTCTGACCTTCGCGCAGTTCCGCTTCGTGGAGCGCCGCGTGAATTACAGCGTCTAG
- a CDS encoding extracellular solute-binding protein: MRHFYCTLAGAGAMLLAGLSPVQAATEIEFWHAMSGALGERVEELVKKFNDSQKEYVVKAIGKGTYDEVLNGTIAAYRAKRQPEIVQSNERSFLTMVNSGAIVSTTELMAEQGHPIDASKFIAPVVSYYAIDGKLQAMPFNSSTPILFYNRDHFKAAGFDKPGATWQELEPQLDAIKAKGVSKCAMVLPGDYEWSFLENYSAVNDIPYATKRNGMDGLDTSFVFNKGKLVGQVERMKRLVSSGVMQLAGQGIIPIQLFTSGECSTIIASTASHATVVAAAKFDWSAAELPYEQGVTPKNSVIGGAALWTLKGHTPEKYKAVAAFYDFLAKTDTQVWWHQATGYVPVTTAAYETAKAQGYYQKNPTREIAVVQLMRGTPSDNSLGFRIGNSNQINVAIMEEVSGAFLGKKPVQQALDDAVARGNESLRRYEQLNAGKK, encoded by the coding sequence ATGCGACATTTCTACTGTACGTTGGCGGGTGCGGGCGCAATGCTGCTGGCGGGGCTCTCCCCCGTGCAGGCGGCGACGGAAATCGAGTTCTGGCACGCGATGAGCGGCGCGCTCGGCGAGCGCGTCGAGGAGCTTGTCAAGAAGTTCAACGACTCCCAGAAGGAATACGTCGTCAAGGCGATCGGCAAGGGCACCTATGACGAGGTGTTGAATGGCACGATCGCGGCCTATCGCGCCAAGCGCCAGCCCGAGATCGTGCAGTCGAACGAGCGCTCCTTCCTGACGATGGTCAATTCCGGCGCCATCGTTTCGACCACCGAGCTGATGGCGGAGCAGGGCCACCCGATCGACGCCTCGAAGTTCATCGCCCCGGTCGTCAGCTACTACGCGATCGACGGCAAGCTCCAGGCGATGCCGTTCAACTCCTCGACGCCGATCCTGTTCTACAACCGCGACCACTTCAAAGCCGCCGGCTTCGACAAGCCCGGCGCGACCTGGCAGGAACTCGAGCCGCAGCTCGACGCGATCAAGGCCAAGGGCGTCTCGAAATGCGCGATGGTGCTGCCCGGCGACTATGAGTGGAGCTTCCTCGAGAACTACAGCGCGGTGAACGACATCCCGTATGCGACCAAGCGCAACGGCATGGATGGCCTCGACACCAGCTTCGTCTTCAACAAGGGCAAGCTCGTCGGCCAGGTCGAGCGCATGAAGCGGCTGGTATCTTCCGGTGTGATGCAGCTTGCCGGCCAGGGCATCATTCCGATCCAGCTCTTCACCTCCGGCGAATGCTCGACGATCATCGCCTCCACCGCCTCGCACGCCACGGTCGTCGCCGCCGCGAAGTTCGACTGGAGCGCGGCCGAGCTGCCCTATGAGCAGGGTGTCACCCCGAAGAACAGCGTCATCGGCGGCGCCGCGCTCTGGACCCTGAAGGGGCATACGCCGGAGAAGTACAAGGCGGTCGCCGCCTTCTACGATTTCCTCGCGAAGACCGACACGCAGGTCTGGTGGCATCAGGCGACGGGTTATGTGCCGGTCACGACCGCGGCCTATGAAACGGCCAAGGCGCAAGGCTACTACCAGAAGAACCCGACTCGCGAGATCGCCGTGGTGCAGTTGATGCGCGGCACGCCCAGCGACAACTCGCTCGGCTTCCGCATCGGCAACAGTAACCAGATCAACGTCGCGATCATGGAAGAGGTCTCGGGCGCCTTCCTCGGCAAGAAGCCGGTGCAGCAGGCGCTTGACGATGCTGTAGCTCGCGGCAACGAGTCGCTGCGCCGCTACGAGCAGCTCAATGCCGGCAAGAAATAA
- a CDS encoding sugar-binding transcriptional regulator, with protein sequence MADNDNARLDDAARAGWLYYIAGRTQDDIAQILNISRPAAQRLVSLCRSEGLISFHMNHPISTCMELAARLRDRFELLHCDVAPSDGSAETGAAGVAALGGVLIERWLRSRKSLVMALGTGRSMRASIERVPPMSCPLHRLVSLVGTISPDGSASPFDTLVKLAEITQAQYFPMPLPLYVSSPEERAQLIEIESIRRIRNIASEADLWVMGISQIGEDAVLYRDGFMTRGELLDMVRHGAVGEVTGWVFDAEGRFLDRGTNLRVTSVPPEPGSARRRICIGQGPAKAAPLRAALRGRIVNGLVTDEDTARALLAD encoded by the coding sequence ATGGCCGACAACGACAACGCCCGCCTTGACGACGCCGCCCGGGCCGGCTGGCTCTACTATATCGCCGGCCGCACGCAGGACGACATCGCGCAGATCCTAAACATCTCGCGCCCGGCGGCGCAGCGCCTCGTCTCGCTCTGCCGCAGCGAGGGGCTGATCAGCTTCCACATGAACCACCCGATCAGCACCTGCATGGAGCTCGCAGCGCGGCTGCGCGATCGCTTCGAGCTGCTGCATTGCGACGTTGCCCCCTCCGACGGCTCGGCGGAGACGGGCGCGGCCGGCGTCGCCGCGCTCGGCGGCGTGCTGATCGAGCGCTGGTTGCGCTCGCGCAAATCGCTGGTCATGGCATTGGGCACCGGCCGTTCGATGCGGGCCAGCATCGAGCGCGTTCCGCCGATGTCCTGCCCGCTGCATCGGCTCGTCTCGCTGGTCGGGACCATCTCGCCCGATGGCTCGGCCAGCCCCTTCGATACGCTGGTCAAGCTCGCCGAAATCACCCAGGCGCAGTATTTTCCGATGCCGTTGCCACTCTATGTGTCGAGCCCCGAAGAGCGTGCTCAGCTCATCGAAATCGAGTCGATCAGGCGCATCCGCAACATCGCCAGCGAGGCCGATCTCTGGGTGATGGGCATTAGCCAGATCGGCGAGGATGCCGTACTGTATCGGGACGGCTTCATGACGCGCGGCGAGCTGCTCGACATGGTCCGCCACGGCGCCGTCGGCGAGGTGACCGGCTGGGTCTTCGATGCCGAAGGCCGATTCCTCGACCGCGGCACCAACCTGCGGGTGACCAGCGTGCCGCCGGAGCCCGGCAGCGCTCGGCGGCGCATCTGCATCGGCCAGGGCCCGGCCAAGGCCGCGCCGCTGCGAGCCGCGTTGCGTGGGAGGATCGTCAACGGCCTCGTCACCGACGAGGACACGGCCCGCGCTCTCCTCGCGGACTGA